In Candidatus Polarisedimenticolia bacterium, the sequence GATCTTTATCATCGCGCGAACGCGGCGGCCAGGATTCTCATGGAAAACGTCATGAGCCTTCCGAATGACATAGCTGCCGGAGAGCCAGTGCTGGGAGCGATCTCCTACGTCGGGTATCCGTACCGGAAAAGCGTGGCGACGTGGGCCGGATTCAAGGTGCGCGAGACGAGTCCCGCAGGCGCCGCCGGCGCCGTCTGAGCGCGCAAAGTCTCGCGCCGCACAAGGGCGAAATCGGATTGCGTGCGCCGTGGCGCGGCCAGGAGAAGGAAGGCAATGCCCAAGAGGAATCACGAGATCGAAAAACGAACCTTCCCCGCCTCGCTGCAGCTGCGCGGCACGGCACGCGAGCCCGTCCTCGAGGGGCATATCGCCGTCTTCAACCAGCTCTCGGAGGACTTCGGGGGTTGGCGGGAGAAGATCGCCCCAGGCGCCTTCTCGGAGACGATCAAGCGCGACGACATCCGGGCTCTCTGGAATCACGAGGACGGCCTGGTCCTCGGGCGCCTCTCGGCCGGCACTTTGAACCTCTCCGAGGACGCGACAGGACTAGCTTTCAGGAACACTCCCCCGAATACCACCTGGGTGAAGGATCGGCTCGTGAGCGTTCGCCGCGGCGACGTGACCGGGGCGAGCTTTGGATTCTTCACCGAGGATGACCGCTGGGATCAGCAGGCCGACGGGACCAAGCTGCGGACACTTCTGAAGGTCACGCTGGTCGAAGTTTCCCCCGGCGTCACGTTCCCGGCGTACCCCCAGACGGACGTCGCACAGCGTTCGATGCGGGAGTGGTTCGGCTCTGGAGCGCGCGCCGGCGTCGACCCGAATGGCCTCCGGGAACGCCAGCTCCGGCTGCACGAGATGTCCTTAGGATTGCCCAAGGGCTCGTCGCAGTCTCCGAACCTGGCACGGATCATCCGGCTCAAGGAAATGGAGCGGCAGCTCGAGGCGGACTTGAAGAGGGCCGGCCAGGAGATCGCCGAACGGGCGCGCCGGCTGCGCCGTGAGAACCTCTGATGAAGACCTCGGACCTTTTGGAACACCGTCCGCGTAGCTTGGAACATCGCCGGGGCCACGCCGTCGAAAACGTTCGACGTCACAGCCTACGCGAAATAGGTCTCAGAATCCGCAACAGGCGACAGGATGAAGGGAGCCGGAAACTCCGCAGTCAGAGTGCCCGTCTCCATCATGGCAGATGATCGGCGCATTACCAGATGGTTCCGTCATAATCCACGCGACGGTAGCGAACGCAGGGGGCGGTGGAATGGACCTGGCAAGGTCAGTATCTTCACACACTCTTGTATTAGCGAACTCGGCGGCGCAAGCACGACTCAGCACGACGATCTTCAGTCCTTGACCTGCAACCGAAAGCGTGCCGCTAGTCAGGCCTACGAAATGCGGAATGAATGTTCCTCCCACCCTAATGTTCCCGTTACCGTCGACCGGGAGATTCCCGACGCTTACGGTCCCGGAAACGCTTTGCACGGCCGGGAAATTCGTCACCTCGACTTGAGCTGGTTTCGAGGCTGCGGCCAGGGTCACAGCTCCATCCGGAAGCAGGGCTCTCCTCTCCACGGGAACGCCGGCGAGGAACGAAAGCGCGGTGACGCAGGCGAGGACGATGCCGAACAGGACGACCTTTCGCATGATGAGCCCCCGAGAGATTTGATGAGCGAGAATCTACGACTTCGCCTGCCCTTGCACGCCCTTGACGTAGCACGTAACGCCCGCATCGCACTTCCCCTTCCCGGTCATCTTCGGCGCCACGTTGAACGGGTCCTCGCTCTCACCGATGGTCCCGGAGCAGTAGCAGGCGCCCGGCGCGTCCTTGGCGGAGTCGCCGAGCTCCGGGAACGCGAGGGAGTAGGCGGCCGCCTTGACGATCTCTCCATCGGCGGCGACGCGCGGGTCAGAGGAAAGGGAGCCCCAGATGCCGATGTTGTAGACGCCGCCGCGGGCGTTGATCCGAAAGTCCACCGGATTCCAGAGTGTCGGGTCTCCGCCCATGATGGCCTTGATTTCGAATCCCTTGACCTGGATGAAGTACAAGGTCGAGCCGAACCCCCCGTCCGGCCCCTGCGAAGGATAGACGCTCTTCTCCGCGGCGAAGGCGGGGCAGGGGAGCAGGAGCAGGGCGAGGATGAGCAGCGGAAGCGCTGGCTTTACCCCCGTCGGCGCTTGCCGCTTGCCGACTTGCTCTCCATCCAGCGGAGGAACCGGCTTCCCTTCGAGGATCCTTGAGATCCGATTCAGGCGCCATTTGATCCCGTACACCGCGAAGGGGAGAAAGGCGTAGGCGATTCCAAAGAAGAGGATCGCGGCCCACTTCACGATGGAGAAGAATTCATCCCCAGATATGAGCGGCCCGGCGAAAGGATTCTGCTGAAATAGGGCGAGCGTCAAAACGTGTGGCATAAAGGGTCCCTCCTTTGGCCCCAGGATATACGGTGCTTGCCTGCATCGGTCAAGTCGGAAGCAGTCTGCCACGGCGGTGACTGCGCGGTGAACCGGAGGAGTCTCTCACTCGGAGACTATTCCGAGCACCTGATTCGACATCGCGGTCCGGATCTTGATAACCTTTCGCGTGGCGCCGCGGTACATCTTGACTATTACTCACTTGTGAGATAGTTTGTCGGGGGATTGCCAATGCGGTTACCAACTCTCCGGTGCAAACGATGCGGTCATACTTGGTTTCCGAGGATTCAGCGGAAACCTAAGCGCTGTGCCTCATGCCGATCGCCGCTATGGGATAAGCCTCGCATTCGCGCGAGGAAGAAGGCTAGATGAGCATTCGCGAGGGAAGGAGCAGGCCCATGCGGCGCCAGCCCGGCCTCGACCGATTCCGGATCACGCCACTTTTTCTGTCGGTTGTTTTCCTGGCTATGCTGCAGGTGGAAGGAGCGGCTGCCACCCAACGGACTTGGCTCGGAGTGACCGTGTGTAAGCGCCTGGTCATCCGGAAAATCTTCCCCGGGAGCCCTGCCGAAGCCGCGGGACTCAAAGCTGAAGACCGCATAATCGCCGTCGCGGGCGAGGGGAACGTCGTCGACATTCGAGACGAGCTCCGCGATCTCGAACCGGGCGATCCGGTCATCATTCGGTTCCAGCGGAGCGGTGCAGCTCAGGAAGTCGTCGCTATTGTCGGGCCAGCCAGAGATGAGGAAGTGTCGCGCGGCACGACGGTTCATCTTCCAGCGCTCTCACACGTTGCGGTGCCGCCCGGCGACCCATTGGCGAATCCGGAGTGCAAGGAGAAGTGCGCCGCCATGGTTCCGACTTGCGCGGACATCCTTCTGGAGGGTCAGGGTGGGAAGCGGACGATCGGGCGCTGGAAGGGACGGCTGGTACTTTTTGAGGAGGATCTCCGCGGGAACACGTTCAGCGACGAGAAGGAATGCAAGGAAGCAGTGGAACACTCGTGCGTGAGGTTATGAACTGCGCCGCTATAGGAATTGGATTTGGCTGCATCGCTGGACGTCGGGGCTCGGAATGCCCTTCTAGAGATCGAGTCCGTTGGTAATGCAAGACAAGGAGGTTCGAGGATTCCAAAATGACAACCTGGATCTTGCTAGTGCTTCTCGTCATGGTTACCGTTATCGTCTGGGATTTCCATTCCTTATTGACTCGTCTCGCGGATATCGAAAGCAAGGTCGATTCGCATGATAGTGCACTCCAAGAGGGCCTACGCGAGGGTCTATCGGCAGTGCGACGCGCGATAGAAGAGAGTAGCGTCCGGATTACGCAGGCTATTTTGCGAGAAGGTGAATTCTCCGAACTTAAGCGGGCAAGATTCAGGCAGGAACAGGAAGAATTCAAGCAAGAGCTTGATGAAATGATATCTGGGTCCATGAAAGACGAAGACCCCCATCGAGATCCAGGATCAGGGGGTGACTCATCTTGAACGACCGAAAGGGACCCAACAACACTGTACGGATGCGAGATGTACAGGCGGACGCCGACGCGTGGACGCTTGGTTGCGATTCACGATTCGTTCTATGTCATGCCCGAGGGAATTCCGAGGGGTCCGCGGAAGCTTCCGGACGATCGCCGATGAAGAATCTATCACACGCGAGCGGGCCGCTTGACGCTGGAGGCAGTTACGTTCCGGATCGTCCGGGGCGGGAAGGAAGCTGATGGACGATAAAGAATGGCATGAGTTTGTGACGGAAAGGGGGTTGAACTACGAAGCCATCGAATATGTCCGTCGACTAAACAGACGCCTGATGAAGGCCAGCATTGCGCTCGAGGAAGCTCTGCACGCCGAACCTATGAGTTCGACAGTCAATGGGAGAATCATTGTTTCGCTCTACCGAAAGGCGGTCAAGACGTTCAGGGCCATTGAACTCCTGAAGGAGCAAGATCTAATCGAGGAAAGCTGGATCCTCTTGAGAGCGCTGCTAGAGACGCATGTGAATCTAATCTACTTTCTCCAGAATGATGCGAAAGAGATGTCACGTCGTTTCGTGGACTGGATGTCCTTGGACCTCGTAAGGCGAGCACGAGACGCCGAATACTTCCGCGGCATTCCTCTTCCAGAAAAAGTTGAGAAGGAAGAATTTGAGCGAACCGAGGCCGAAATCCGCTCTCGCTACACAGTCGCGGAATTCGACTCAATCAAGAAAAAGGGCTTTACTGGACTTTCTTTCGAGAAGCGGTCAGAAGCTGTTGGATTTAATGCGGATACCTATGCCTACTATAGGGTCTCATCGCGCAATCTTCACACTCTTGATCCAGTTGATTATCCAGCCTTATGGCGCGACATCCCAGAGGATGGCAGGATGACAGAACTACTCCTACGATCAAGGCTCCTCGAGCTTGAGACCAATCAAAACATGTTATTGGGCAAGCTCTCGCTTATTCTAAATGGAAGCGTTTTCAAGAACGGTTCGATCGGTGCCGAGCTCCGGGAAATCGAAACAGCCTTCATGGCCGGCCCCCCAAGGGGCAGCGAAGAAAAGTGATGAGCGGTACATCGGGCCAAAGAGACGGTACGGCGGCGGGATGTACAGCCGGACCCCGGCGTGGAGATTCGCAATTCGTTCTGCGTCATGCCGGACGGAAAGAAGCCGCCTCGCGCCGGGCTCAGGACCGTTGACACAAAGGTGATGGACTTCAAGACTCCGAAGACGGTTGCGGCTTAAGCGATGCCGGAGGGCGAGAGATTGGCTGCGAAATGGCTCATCGGATTCTGCGTGATCGCCTTGGTGCTATTTGGGATCTCTGTGGCCGACTGCATCAACAATGATAGTCAGTGTTCTGCAGATCCTTGCGTTCGCCAATGGGTCCACTGTGCCGCAAGTGTCGTAACACCCGCACTACTCACGGTCGGCCTTGGGGGTCTAGTCGCATGGTGGTATCAGCGTCGCAACAAGGTAATGGAGTTTCAGTTCAACGCAGTCAGAGAGGCAAACCGAGCCTACAAGGATCTTTTCGACGCCGGGTGGGGCCAATTCAACCATGAGGTAAGAATGGCTCGCCCGGAGCCGCATCTAGAGCGGTTGAAGGAGAAACACCGGGAACTCGACGCTCTAAAGAGCGCCCAGCGCAAGGCGAATATCGAAGCTCTCGCAGTCGGACAGATGAATTGCCTGCTGTTCGTGACTTCCACTCAGGAGCATTGGCAGAGACTCGTGAGCAGATTCGAGATGGCATTTCGCTCTAAGAGCCTATGGGATAAGTTTGAGATGCTGGAGTCTATGAAAGAGGACAGGAGCAAGTTTTTGCGTGCGGCCGGCCAGGAAATCGGTCTGCCTTATAGAGAGCTCATCCCTGAGGATCCAGAGGGACGGGAGTGCAGGCGAGCGGAGACTCTTAAAAGCCTAGAGGAAATTGAACCGAGGGACGGCCCGAAGCCTCCGAACCAGACCGGGCGGAATTGAGGAAACGGCGAGCGATGGAACGAACTCGAGATTCGCAATTCATTTTGCGTCATGCCGGAAGGAATACCGAGAGGTCCACGCGGAGGTCTCCGAACAATCGAGATGAAGCCGAAGGCCGTTGATCCTATCAAACACGAGCAGGCCGAGGCGATGACGTTCCGGCTCGTCCAGGGCGGGGAAGGAGGGGGTAAGCCGTGGAATTCCGTCTGACCTATCGGGGTGATCTGAGATCGAACGGAGACCTTCGTCACAAGTGGGAGATCAGGAAAGCGTTTCACCCTCAGCTGAAGGATCTGTGGGGCCAGGAACCTCTGATAGGGGTCGCCCGCCCGGACCAGTGGGATCTCGGCGAATTATGCGTTATGAAATCGCCGGGGGAATGGCCGGTCAGCATCCCGATTCGCGGATTCACTTTTCAACCTCTCGTGAACGACCGAATGCATCTCCTTGCCGAGCTCGACATCCTGATGTTGAGGCCTGGGCCTCCAGGCTCTCTCGTTCGTCACGGGGGAGACATAGACAACCGTCTGAAGACGCTTCTTGATGCGCTCCGAATGCCGAGCGCAGCTGAAATAACGTCCGGGCCCAATTCCGACGAAACGCCCTTTTACTGCCTGCTCGAGGACGACCGCTTCATTACCGGTCTCCTCGTAAGGACTGACCGCCTTTTAGACGCGAGAGATCCGGCTGAAGTGGTCTTGACCATCAAGGTCAGGATCCATGCAGGGAAGACGATCATTTCCAACCTGGGGATTATTGGGTGATTGGATCTGATCAGCGATGCGCGGGAAACGATGGTACGGTGGCGGGATGTGCGGCCGGACGCCGACGCGCGGCCCGGCCTCAGCGTAGCGATCCGGAGATTCCTGATGCGGTCGCGGTGGACCCGACGACGGTCCCGTCCCCGTACAGCCACGCGGGGTAGTCCGGCGTCTCCGTGTGGGTGTGCGGCTGCTCGGCGGATGCGACATGGCCGCGGAGCACGGCTTTCACGTCCAAGGCCTCCTCGTAAGTGCCAGCGACGAGGACGAACACAACCGCTCCGGCAATCAGCTTCTTCTCCATTTCGCGTTTCCCTCCAGAATCCAGGGTCATTCTGACGGG encodes:
- a CDS encoding HK97 family phage prohead protease; this translates as MPKRNHEIEKRTFPASLQLRGTAREPVLEGHIAVFNQLSEDFGGWREKIAPGAFSETIKRDDIRALWNHEDGLVLGRLSAGTLNLSEDATGLAFRNTPPNTTWVKDRLVSVRRGDVTGASFGFFTEDDRWDQQADGTKLRTLLKVTLVEVSPGVTFPAYPQTDVAQRSMREWFGSGARAGVDPNGLRERQLRLHEMSLGLPKGSSQSPNLARIIRLKEMERQLEADLKRAGQEIAERARRLRRENL
- a CDS encoding S1C family serine protease — translated: MSIREGRSRPMRRQPGLDRFRITPLFLSVVFLAMLQVEGAAATQRTWLGVTVCKRLVIRKIFPGSPAEAAGLKAEDRIIAVAGEGNVVDIRDELRDLEPGDPVIIRFQRSGAAQEVVAIVGPARDEEVSRGTTVHLPALSHVAVPPGDPLANPECKEKCAAMVPTCADILLEGQGGKRTIGRWKGRLVLFEEDLRGNTFSDEKECKEAVEHSCVRL
- a CDS encoding DUF5677 domain-containing protein; amino-acid sequence: MDDKEWHEFVTERGLNYEAIEYVRRLNRRLMKASIALEEALHAEPMSSTVNGRIIVSLYRKAVKTFRAIELLKEQDLIEESWILLRALLETHVNLIYFLQNDAKEMSRRFVDWMSLDLVRRARDAEYFRGIPLPEKVEKEEFERTEAEIRSRYTVAEFDSIKKKGFTGLSFEKRSEAVGFNADTYAYYRVSSRNLHTLDPVDYPALWRDIPEDGRMTELLLRSRLLELETNQNMLLGKLSLILNGSVFKNGSIGAELREIETAFMAGPPRGSEEK